Proteins from a single region of Nitrososphaerales archaeon:
- the ychF gene encoding YchF-related putative GTPase, giving the protein MPPIRIGLIGKTNAGKTTLFNSMTLMSGEISNYPFTTKAPETGVASVVTLCVHKEFGVQDAPANSKCEDGWRFVPVEVTDLPGLIKGAWMGKGLGNQFLSVAAQSDALLHVVDASGSVDKDGRITEPGTGDPLADFADVELELVLWYTKLFSSNVTKISKLSKSPGYGLPDAVAEVLQGIGVRKEHVIKALNESLLKEKNFDSWNEKDTQNFCWILREVSKPTLIIANKMDLSFAAENFQKLRETHKSLIVVPTSGEAELTLRRAEAKGLIKYVPGEERFEILRPQDLNDAQRSALAYIRRKVFGEYLRTGVQFALNIAVFKLLANLTVYPVYDPEKLTDKDGRVLPDVYLLPSGSTVEDLARVIHTELAKGLLYAVDVRTGLHLPSNYELRDRDVLSIVSTAKRG; this is encoded by the coding sequence TTGCCACCAATTCGAATAGGCTTGATTGGGAAGACAAACGCCGGGAAGACGACTCTCTTCAACTCCATGACTTTGATGTCGGGTGAGATTTCGAACTATCCCTTCACGACCAAAGCGCCAGAGACGGGCGTGGCGAGCGTAGTGACGCTCTGCGTCCACAAGGAGTTCGGCGTCCAGGACGCCCCCGCCAACTCCAAGTGCGAAGACGGCTGGAGATTCGTGCCTGTCGAGGTAACGGACCTGCCCGGCTTGATTAAGGGGGCGTGGATGGGGAAAGGGCTCGGGAACCAGTTCCTCAGCGTCGCCGCGCAGTCTGACGCCCTGCTTCACGTGGTTGACGCGTCGGGCAGCGTGGACAAGGACGGGAGGATTACCGAACCAGGCACCGGCGACCCGCTGGCAGACTTCGCAGACGTGGAGCTCGAGCTTGTCCTGTGGTACACCAAGCTGTTCAGCAGCAACGTCACGAAGATCTCGAAGCTCTCGAAATCGCCGGGCTACGGGCTGCCGGACGCTGTGGCCGAGGTGCTCCAAGGCATAGGCGTGAGGAAGGAGCACGTGATCAAGGCGCTTAACGAGTCGCTGTTGAAGGAGAAGAATTTCGACAGCTGGAACGAGAAGGACACGCAGAACTTCTGCTGGATTCTGAGGGAGGTCTCGAAGCCGACTTTGATCATAGCGAACAAGATGGACCTGTCGTTCGCAGCCGAGAACTTCCAGAAGCTCAGGGAGACGCACAAGAGTTTGATCGTTGTCCCCACAAGCGGCGAGGCCGAGCTTACGTTGAGGAGAGCTGAGGCGAAGGGACTAATCAAGTATGTGCCGGGAGAAGAGAGGTTCGAGATATTGAGACCCCAGGACCTCAACGACGCGCAACGGAGCGCGTTGGCATACATCAGGAGGAAGGTGTTCGGCGAGTATCTGAGGACGGGCGTGCAGTTCGCGTTGAACATCGCCGTCTTCAAGCTTCTCGCCAACCTAACCGTGTACCCCGTGTATGACCCCGAAAAACTCACGGACAAGGATGGAAGGGTACTTCCAGACGTATATCTCCTACCGAGCGGATCGACAGTGGAAGACTTGGCAAGGGTTATTCATACCGAACTTGCGAAAGGTCTTCTATATGCCGTCGATGTCAGAACTGGCTTGCATCTCCCCTCAAACTATGAGCTGAGGGATAGAGACGTGTTGTCGATAGTGTCAACAGCGAAACGTGGCTAG